Sequence from the Melioribacteraceae bacterium 4301-Me genome:
CATCAAAAAAATGAAGATGCTTATAAGGAATTGGAAAGCGAAATGAGAACTTTAACTTACTATATAATTAATGGGATTAAGAACAAGTAAATTTATGAACAAAATTATAAGGGTCTAATTCATGGCACAAAATGAAAAGCTAAAGAATAAAGTTATGGTAAATTCAAACGGCGATGAAAATATTGAGGAGATTCCTCTTTACAAAAAGAAAAGACTAATAATTCCTTTGCTTTTGATATTTATTGCTGCAGTAATCACAGGATATTTTTGGTTTGTGAATATGCAAAACTTTGTTTCAACTGATGATGCATATATCGATGCGAACAGTGTTTCAATTAGTTCTAAGATACTTGGACGAATTGTTTATCTGGGTACTGATGGGGCTGATACGGTGAAAGCAAGTCAAATTCTTGTTAAACTGGATGACACAGATTTAAAAGCGCAAGAAGCCTCTGCAAAAGCAGAACTTCAACTGGCTCAAAAAAGTATTCTTCTTGCTGAAGTAAATGTTAAACGTGCACAGCAAGATTTTGACCGCGGTGAAGGACAATATAAAAACGGAGTAATTACTCAAGAACAATACGACCATTTGAAAGCCGCGCTCGATGCTGCAAAAGCAGAATATGAAATTGAACTTTCCAGAATTTCTGCAGCTAAAAGTAAACTTGATGTAGTTGAAACACAGTTAAGTAACACAGTAATTACATCTCCAATGGATGGTGTAGTTGCAAAAAGATGGGTATTGGTGGGTGATGTTGTTCAGCCGGGACAGCCTATTTTTACAATTTACGATTTGAAAAATATCTGGGTTACTGCCAATCTCGAAGAAACAAAACTTGCTCACGTAAAATTAGGAGGGACGGTAGAAATAGATGTTGATTCTTATCCAGATATGAAATTTTACGGTAAAGTATTTGAAATAGGTAATTATACAGCCTCTCAATTTTCTCTTATTCCGCCTAACAATGCATCGGGTAATTTTACAAAAGTTACACAGCGCGTGCCAATTAAAATTTCGATTCAGCCGGATAGTTTTTCCTTAAAAAATGACCCGCCAAAATTTAAACTTTTACCAGGTATGTCGGTCGAAATAAAAATAAGAAAGCAATAATAAATGGCAAAAAGAATTAAGAACATGAATAACGGAAGTGTAAAAAATCTTCACAGCCATCCTTCTTACCGCTGGTTTGTGCTGGCAAAT
This genomic interval carries:
- a CDS encoding HlyD family secretion protein, encoding MAQNEKLKNKVMVNSNGDENIEEIPLYKKKRLIIPLLLIFIAAVITGYFWFVNMQNFVSTDDAYIDANSVSISSKILGRIVYLGTDGADTVKASQILVKLDDTDLKAQEASAKAELQLAQKSILLAEVNVKRAQQDFDRGEGQYKNGVITQEQYDHLKAALDAAKAEYEIELSRISAAKSKLDVVETQLSNTVITSPMDGVVAKRWVLVGDVVQPGQPIFTIYDLKNIWVTANLEETKLAHVKLGGTVEIDVDSYPDMKFYGKVFEIGNYTASQFSLIPPNNASGNFTKVTQRVPIKISIQPDSFSLKNDPPKFKLLPGMSVEIKIRKQ